Proteins from a single region of Segatella copri:
- a CDS encoding IS982 family transposase — protein sequence MEITKDKVTELFCIIDEFYKVFDAENAGKLLLGEDGVKRRRRKASLSDSEIMTILLYFHFGSFRNFKHYYLFFIRGTLKSYFPNAVSYNRFVELESRVFFPLMFFLNLRAFGRCTGITFVDSTMIPICHNLRRYANKVFKGIATNGKGTMGWCHGFKLHLACNDRGEIIAFVLTGANVSDKDPTVFDVLAKRLYGKLFADKGYISQKLFDSLFEEGIQLVTGLRVNMKNKLMPFYDKMMLRKRYIIETINDLLKNTAQIVHSRHRSVANFIINIISALGAYCFFDNKPKALTGYVIEDTKQLSLF from the coding sequence ATGGAGATTACCAAGGACAAAGTTACAGAATTATTTTGTATTATTGATGAATTTTACAAAGTTTTTGATGCTGAAAATGCAGGAAAATTGCTTTTGGGTGAAGATGGAGTAAAGCGCAGACGACGTAAAGCCTCTTTATCTGATAGTGAAATCATGACGATTTTGCTGTATTTCCATTTCGGCTCGTTCCGAAACTTCAAGCATTATTACCTATTTTTTATTAGAGGAACTTTGAAGTCATATTTTCCAAATGCGGTGTCTTATAACCGTTTTGTAGAACTTGAAAGTCGCGTATTCTTCCCTCTTATGTTCTTCCTGAATCTCCGTGCTTTTGGCAGATGTACAGGTATAACCTTTGTTGATTCAACCATGATACCAATATGCCACAATCTCAGGCGTTATGCCAACAAAGTGTTCAAAGGCATTGCCACAAACGGAAAGGGAACAATGGGATGGTGTCATGGGTTCAAGCTACATCTGGCTTGTAATGATAGAGGTGAGATAATTGCTTTTGTTCTCACTGGTGCAAACGTTAGCGACAAAGATCCAACGGTATTCGATGTGTTGGCTAAACGTCTGTATGGTAAGCTGTTTGCAGATAAAGGCTATATCTCGCAAAAACTTTTCGATTCGCTTTTTGAGGAAGGCATCCAGTTGGTAACAGGACTGAGAGTGAACATGAAGAACAAACTAATGCCGTTCTATGACAAGATGATGCTACGCAAAAGATACATCATTGAAACGATTAATGACCTGTTGAAAAATACGGCTCAGATAGTACATTCACGTCACAGGTCTGTTGCGAATTTCATCATAAATATTATTTCTGCATTAGGGGCATACTGTTTCTTTGACAACAAGCCCAAGGCACTTACTGGATACGTTATCGAAGATACGAAACAGCTTAGTCTTTTCTAA
- a CDS encoding TlpA family protein disulfide reductase, with translation MIKQMMMALLLAMMPFAASAQETPVVQEQADSLLSPSIMVNRHFYVKDLPLDVSKVKSMSAIKYGENGNLMIFTMYPNFTIPKEWEKYEIPRSRVKSLSEIEDQIETNQQMFSLTRHNENTDTLCGKPLPGSFTLHDLNGKLWTEQSLKGHKVVINAWYSGCGPCLREMPILSEWKNKYPNVIFLSVNFEKADKVRKITEARGFNWTHLYGDNYFVKFVGSGGFPLFIVLGEDGLIRYMVNGTNEKIRQDILNVINK, from the coding sequence ATGATAAAACAAATGATGATGGCGTTGCTTTTGGCGATGATGCCTTTTGCTGCAAGCGCACAGGAAACTCCTGTCGTACAGGAACAAGCAGATAGTTTGCTGTCTCCTAGTATAATGGTGAATCGACATTTCTATGTCAAGGATTTGCCTTTGGATGTATCGAAGGTAAAGTCTATGTCAGCCATCAAGTATGGAGAAAATGGCAACTTGATGATTTTTACGATGTATCCCAACTTTACTATACCTAAGGAATGGGAAAAATATGAGATACCTCGCAGTAGAGTGAAATCTCTATCAGAGATAGAAGACCAAATAGAGACCAATCAGCAGATGTTTTCTTTGACGAGGCATAACGAGAATACTGACACATTGTGTGGCAAGCCGTTGCCTGGTTCCTTTACTTTGCACGATTTGAACGGAAAACTTTGGACAGAACAGTCGCTCAAGGGACATAAGGTAGTTATCAACGCATGGTATTCAGGCTGTGGACCTTGTTTGCGAGAAATGCCTATCCTTTCGGAGTGGAAGAATAAGTATCCTAATGTGATATTTCTCTCTGTAAACTTCGAGAAAGCTGATAAGGTAAGGAAGATAACGGAGGCACGTGGCTTCAATTGGACTCATCTTTATGGTGATAATTATTTCGTGAAATTTGTTGGCTCAGGCGGTTTCCCTCTCTTCATCGTCCTAGGTGAGGATGGCTTGATACGTTATATGGTAAATGGTACCAATGAGAAGATACGTCAGGATATTTTGAACGTTATCAATAAGTAG
- a CDS encoding IS256 family transposase, with translation MDNLEIDYKKAAQQLRSGEALFGKDGALAPLLERILNSALEGEMDAHLSEEERSSGNRRNGKMSKKVQTKYGEVTIETPRDRDGTFQPETVKKRETILANGMADQIIEMYAMGTSTRDISSYFEREFNTTLSADTISSITDRVLPEITAWKSRMLDPVYAICWLDAIHYKVKDENGRAVTRAIYNILGINKEGQKELLGMYVSKSEGANFWLEVLTDLQNRGVRDILICCIDGLKGFPDAIQSVFPESSVQLCIVHQIRNSIKYVGSKHQKEFIKDLRTVYGAVNKDSAAANLDLLESKWGEMYPIVIKSWRDNWERLTEYFQYTPAIRKLIYTTNTVEGYHRQVRKVTKTKGVFPTDNSLEKLVYLAYRNIRKKWTMSLANWGQISQQLAIKFGDRFKIM, from the coding sequence ATGGACAACTTAGAAATTGATTACAAGAAAGCAGCTCAGCAGTTGCGTAGTGGTGAAGCCTTATTTGGCAAGGACGGAGCATTAGCTCCATTGTTAGAGCGTATTCTCAACTCAGCTCTCGAAGGTGAGATGGACGCTCATTTAAGTGAAGAGGAACGCTCTTCCGGCAATCGTCGTAATGGTAAGATGAGTAAGAAGGTTCAAACAAAATATGGTGAGGTCACTATAGAGACTCCTCGTGACCGAGACGGAACTTTCCAACCTGAGACCGTAAAGAAGCGTGAGACTATTCTTGCCAATGGCATGGCAGACCAGATTATTGAGATGTACGCCATGGGCACCAGCACACGTGACATCAGCAGCTACTTTGAGCGTGAGTTCAACACAACTCTATCAGCCGATACTATCAGCTCTATAACAGACCGTGTATTACCCGAAATCACCGCCTGGAAGTCTCGCATGCTCGATCCTGTATATGCCATTTGCTGGCTTGATGCTATCCATTATAAGGTAAAGGATGAGAATGGCAGAGCTGTCACACGAGCCATTTACAACATTCTTGGCATCAACAAGGAAGGCCAAAAAGAACTGTTAGGTATGTATGTGTCTAAGAGTGAAGGAGCTAACTTCTGGCTAGAAGTTCTTACGGATCTTCAGAACCGTGGTGTTCGAGACATCTTGATTTGTTGTATTGATGGTCTCAAAGGCTTCCCGGATGCCATCCAAAGCGTATTTCCTGAGAGTTCTGTGCAGCTCTGTATTGTCCATCAGATACGCAATTCTATCAAGTATGTTGGCAGTAAGCATCAAAAGGAGTTTATCAAGGATTTAAGAACAGTATATGGTGCAGTAAACAAAGACTCCGCTGCTGCTAATTTAGACCTGTTAGAGTCTAAGTGGGGAGAGATGTACCCAATTGTCATCAAGTCATGGCGTGACAATTGGGAACGTCTGACAGAGTATTTCCAATATACTCCAGCCATCCGTAAACTCATTTATACGACCAATACGGTTGAGGGGTATCACAGACAGGTAAGAAAGGTCACAAAGACTAAAGGGGTCTTTCCTACGGATAATTCTTTGGAGAAGCTTGTGTACTTAGCTTACCGCAACATCCGTAAGAAATGGACTATGTCACTGGCAAATTGGGGACAAATTTCTCAACAATTGGCAATAAAATTTGGAGATAGATTTAAAATTATGTAA